TAGTATTATGTATGTCATGATTTATACTCAGTCAGACATGTTATGCAATGAGTATGGTCAGTAAGTTTATGCGAATCAAATCTAGGAATTGAGCATTGGAAGGCTGTCAAATAGATGATGAGGTATCTAAAGGGAACATCTACTTTGGGTCTAAAGTATCATTCAGAATCTAAAACACCAAAAATCACAAAATATGTCGACTCAGATTATGCTGGTGATTTAGACACCATAAGGTCACAAATTGGCTATATTTTTTGCCTAAAAAATTGTACAATTAGTTGGAAAGACAACTTACAAATTATAGTGGCTCTATCAACAACAGAGGCAGAACACATAGCCTATACTGAAGCAGTAAAAGAAGCTTTGTGGCTAAAAGGAATGGCAACTGACTTTGGCGTAAAATAGACACAAATGCAAGTGTTTAGTGACAGTCAGAGTACACTGCACTTAAGCAAGAATCAAATATTTCATGAGCATACCAAGCACATTGATGTGCATCTACACTTCATGAGAGATGTAATTGCAGATGGAAAAGTCAAGTTGGACAAGGTCTCTACTCCTGAAAACCCCTCAGACATGCTAATCAAGGTTGTTTGCTACAACAAAGTTCAAACATTGTTTGAACCTACTTAGAATTTTGGAATGAGAATTGTTCTATGTTCTAAGTTGTtcctattataattttattctgTTTTTTCTTAACTGTCTACTATTGTTTCTTACTGTCCTAATGATCAAGGTAGAATTGTTGTTAGTTGACCGTTAGTACAATTAATCGATTAAGATTAGTTAGCTCTCTACTTTAGTTattacgggacaaaatcatatccctttattttatatatagaaaataatgattGGAAGAACCTATAAACCATAAGTATTCTGACCATTATTTTGTAAAAgtcaatatatttatatatatacgctGGTTATGACGTGGCCTCATAGATAGATTATTAAGGTTAAAAACCCGAGTCGAATAATTTATATTGACCCATGAACGTAGGGGACTATATATacgtaataaattaaatatgacTCTACGTACCTCTCTATATTATTTGATACAACTCACACCAACTCTATAATTATTACGATGTCTCTCCAGCTCAGTCACTGATATTATATTTGTCTACTtgacatatatatgtataaacatTGACGTGAGAATAATATTACTATGTCAAACTAGACTTCATGACTTTGCAACAGCTTAttgcaaattaattattatcatcAATAGCTAATATATATAAAGACCATAAAGTTTTCATTAATCAACTTATTACTTCTAAATCATCTCTCTTTCTCAATCGGGGTTTCTCAGAAGAAAAAATGGCGGGTAGTTTAACATCCATAATGAAAATGAcaggtatatatattatatgtaattaTTATAAGATCAACTCTTGATCAATAACTGAATAAGTTGTAATGTATAACTAATCATGACaatatttgatttttcttttttggtgtAGTTTTGATATGGGCAGACTTACTGTCATTCTATGCTATGTGGTTGATGATGGCATACCTAACAGATGTGTGGAAAATAAGCTTCACTCATGCAGCTGCTATTGTCAATGTCTTTTGGGGTTTAGTTCACATTATACCTTTGATTCTGAAATTCATTGTTGATACTTTCATGGGTAGTTTTTGGATGGTTCTTATATCCAGTTTTGCATATTGTGCGGTCAGTACTCTCTATCTTTTAAtcattttaaatattacatatatagaTACCAACGGTGTCCTcttatgtattaatattattattagtctaAATAAATATCAAGTCTcgtatagtttaatataatagcttttagaaaGTGTTGTTAATCAATCGCAAAACGACATATCTAGAAGTGCTAGCACTACTAGTAtccaataacaatgctcatacatatatatatatatgtcattttATACATTATTAGAGGAAGTCTTAACTTCTAATCTCCCTAAAAATGACAAACTCTATATATATTGAGGTTTTTTCTTGAGTATATTTAACCAAAATTTTACACttgaatataatatatatatatatatatatatcacgaTGAAAAAATATCTTAGTGACAAGTAAATAGATTAAGTGCTTTTGACAAAggcaaaataaaaaatgaggATATATTCAATGAATTAacaatttttgtataaatatttgatTGAAAGAccttttaattaattaggcGCTTTTACGTTGTAAATTGTTTGTGCTATAATACATGacttgttttcaaaaaaaaaaaatcttagtgACAAGATAAATTTGTCTTATATGAcgtgatattttatattatatatcataaaatgtTAGAAATTCTTACGTTTCTAATAACAtttctatattaataaatataacttttataaaattaatgtgTGTAGGGATTAGGGTTTATTACAATGTCAACTCCACCAGTGTTGGCAGATGCAACAGGAACTTGTAGTGCATACAAGCCTGAGTGCATTGGTGAAGCACAAAAAGTCCTTTTTTACACAGCATTAGCTCTAATTGTCATGGGAATGGCTGGTCACTCAACATCACTAAATTCACTCATGATTGAACATGCCACTATAAAAAGACAAacacaagaagaagaagaagaagttcaAGCCAGTCAGATTTGGTCTTTCTGCTTTGGAATGTTTGGTATGGTTATTGTCTACATAGCCATTATTCTAGCAATTACTTTCATAAAACCATGGTCTCTGAGGTTTGGAATCCCAGCTATATGTACTGTGATTGCAACCACTATTTTCTTGACTAGCTCATGTTCTTACAAGTATGCCAAACCACAAGGAAGTCCTCTTACTACTGTCTTTAGAGTCTTCATCGCCTTTGCCTCTAAATTATTCCATAAACTCCCAACAGACACCAATCAACTATATGAGAAACATCAAATCGAGCTTCCTTCTCATCCTCATACTCCTCGCCTAAGGTACTTATTAAAATATGACAAtttctttttagtactaattgttagataaattaataataaatttaagatgaatttgtatataatatagaaCACATTAGATATGTGTATTTAATTGACCCATAGCATGTAATCTCAATTTGATTATCAATTAAATCTTCCTCCATATGTCTTTAAATTATAGAAGTCgtttttattttatatctaattatcaaaaatatacaattgtgatgaaataatatgtatttatagagtagGGAAGGGACTTACCTACAGAACCTTAATTGGACTGATCTTGCTTATCAAAGGTTTCAATTAACTAGAAAAGCTCACACTTCTgattcacctagactttacataCAGATATTAAGCCTATTAACTATTAATTAAGCCTGaataaaagtctaacactaATCATATTTATTTCAGATAATTGTGTTATATTGTTTTATACATGTATTAGGGATCGAGTGTGCACTTATCATCATTCTTTATATCTATATGAAAGTATAACAATGATTGTTTTACTCATATATAGGTGTCTAGACAAGGCTGCGATTATAGTTCAAAGTGAAAGTTTGGAACAACAAGAGAAGAATAAGTGGAGACTTTGTAGGGTTTCAGAGGTGGAAGAAACCAAGAGCATGATATGTATGATTCCCATATGCTTATCTTTCCTAGTGCTAGGATTAGTATCTTCCCTTGGAAACACTTACTTCATTGAACAAGCAAACCACATGAATCAAAAAGTTGGAAAGTTAACTGTTCCAATTCCAATCTTCCTTTGGTTTTACGATCAATCGAAATCTTATTACGCATCCTCCTACTCacaattcgcaagatctttgtctcgtatttcaaaattaaaccgCGGCTTTGTTGCTCCAATTGGGATCGCCGTGTCGATGATATTTGCTATATTATGCTCCATCACAGCAGCTAAGGTGGAGGAACAAAGATTAGGAGTTGTTGTAAGTCATGGCTTAGTTGACAAGCCAGAAGAAACAGTTCCCATGACCATGTTTTGGTTGTTACCACAATATCTTCTCCTTGGAGGGTTAGATGGAATTTTAGAGAATAACATAACTAGAATGTTAGCCAATCAATTACCTCAAACCATGGCTCCATATGTGACTATATTTGCTTCTGGAATATCTGGGGTTGGAATTTTAGCAAGTGTTTTATCAGTTTATGTTGTTGGTAAGGCTAGTTCTAAAGGAATTAAGCCTAGTTGGTTCCAATACACTTTGAATAAGAGTCGTTTAGATAAGTACTATTGGCTTTTGGCTATTTTATGTGTAGTCAATCTTGTTTTCTTCATTTTGATGGCAATTTGGTATGCTCATAGGGATTCAAAATCAGAAGACAGAGAAGCACCAGAAGTAAATGTTGAAATTACTAATGAGCCTTTTGAGGATGATGCTCAAAGTTAATCATATGATTTTTAATTTGTGAGGCCATATAATGAAAttctttgttattttattttcttttaaactaTAGTATGGTATATTAGTCTTTTTTTCTTGTACTAAATCAAGTCTTATGTATTTGACTATGTacaaatcaataataaaaagaattaattgaaataaaatttctcCATATTATATACTTTgtatagaaaaattaatttatttactttcatgaataaAATATTCTCCTTTTATAAACATTTCACCCCAAAATAAGTAACagccaattttcaaaaatatcatacataatatatttcaaaaatataatcataaattaattttggcaaaTTTATCAAATATGCCAATAAGAATTTTACATTACCCAATCTACttgttaaatttttatattactcTTTTCTTCAATTTAGATTTTCTTAGTTATTACATTAATTAATCCTTATGTGTAGTTATTaaacaaaatatcaaaattctaTAATGAGTGGACATTATTATATGTTAGTCACTACACAGAAATGAGAAACCTAGTATTATAAGGCACCAAAAATATATACAACACCAATTAtattagggtaaatactattttgcaCCTTGTGTtctgtaaaagttattaattggatcatctattttgttaaatgtcaaaatggaccatgtatttttcaaaattgtacaaataggaccatgaattgattttttgtcaaaataaaacttaataatattccgatctagagatgttatgacaaacctagttacattttctgtatctgctTCTCTTAGAAATtgttttaaagtttattatattaaaaaaaattgttgaaaattgaaCTCAggattttatttttaccaacaaaacagagggtccattttatcatttaacaaaacagaggatccaattgataacttttgaaAATATAgagtctaaaatagtatttacccattATATTAATATAGTGTTGTGTGTTATATTTTTTGTGTGTAGTATCGTGCTCTAATTTATAATGTTTAGTCGTGCCTGTGCCTGTACTTCCTAAACTCGTACCTGTTGTATGATTTGTCTCAACTAAGCTATTGCCACATCACCATATTATTTTATCCTTGTCATTggttagttaagttagttatatAAACTTGACACCTAAGCATACCTACCTACTCAATTCAAGACCAATGCCTATAAAAAGAAAGGCACCAAGGCTACAGAAGGAGTGAGTCCAATCCGAGCCTCTCACCtagaattctctctctctttctctctaattTTCTGTACCAATCTTGTGAGTGTTTAGGAGGGTTGTAAAAGTAGAATTGCTCATCCTATGAGATGACTTCTACCATGTGAGGTTTGATATGTAATGTGTCTTACACTTAGACTCAAATTGAGTACATGAATCGGATTGTAAAGGTGCTAGACATTTTTGAATAAAGTTCAATTGATTCAATGTTAagtcttaattaattttcattcatTTCTGGTTTTAGTTGTTCTGATTTGTATTAATCTTGTTTGCTTgttatgttgttgttgttcttgttaTTAATTGGCACTGATTTGGCCAAGTATTGAGGGTGTTTTTCaccacaaatggtatcagagcaaggctGTCTTTGAAGATCAAGAACAGCAATCAAGTGATCAAGATTCATCTTCAAACTTTCAAGAACCAAATTCAAGTCATCAAGAATCAGATTCAAGCTTCAAGAATCTAATCTGAAATGACTTCTGCAAGGTTTGAGGTGGACAAATTCACTGGCTCCAATGATTTCAGCTTGTGGAGAATTAAGATGAGAGCCTTTCTGGTGCATCAAGGGATCTATGAGGCATTGGATCCTGATGCATTTGACCTGATCGATGACAAGAGAAAGAAGCTGGAAATTGAAACAAAAGCACACAGTGCTATCTTGCTCAGTCTTGGAGATGAGGTTCTGAAAGAAGTTGCTGATGAAGAAAAGGCCCTAGGCCTCTGGAACATGTTGTCTTCAATCTATATGAAGAAACCCTTGGCAAACAAACTCTACCTCAAGAAGAAACTGTACACCCCGAGAATGGATGAAACTAAAGAATTAAGGAAGCACCTTGATGACTACAACAAGATCATTTTGGATCTAAACAACCTTGGAGTGAAAATTGAGGAtgaagatcaagcaataatCCTGTTAAGCTCACTCCCCAAGATGTATGAACACTTTGTTGATACAATCTTGTATGGCAAAGAGACATTGACAATGACTGAGGTAAAGGCAGCCCTGAACTCTAAGGAAATTCAGAAGAAAGGTGATGAGAAAGGGAATAACAATGGTGATGGCTTGCTCATTGTTACTGGTAAAGTCCCAAGAAGAGAGTTCAAAGGAAGGCATGGCATAAGTGGTTTCAGAGGAAACCAGTCTAGGTTCAGTTCAAAGAACAACTCAGAGAATTCCAATTCCAATGCTGCAGCAGGGAAGAAATGTTACTACTGCAAGAAAGAAGGGCACTTTAGAGATGATTGCTTGGCTTTGAAGGCTAAGTTAAAGAGAGAGAATCAGCACAAGTTCAAGAAACATGGTGTTGCTGATGTTGCAGATGGCTATGTGTCATCAGATGCACTTGTTGTATCTAGCTCGAGATCAGATGGTGAATGGATCTTAGATTCAGGGTGCTCATTTCACATGACACCAAATAAAGAACTGTTTGATTCAACATTGGAGAATCACAGGGGTACAGTTCTCTTAGGGAACAACAAGGCTTGTGAAATACAAGGTATTGGCACAATTCAGTTAAAGAATCATGATGGAATCATGAAAAGTTTGCAGCATGTGAGGTATGTACCAGATCTTAAAAGAAACCTTCTTTCTATTGGAATGTTTGATAGACTAGGTTTTATTGTCAAGATTGAGAATGGAGTAATGAAAATTGACCAAGGGTCAGAAACTGTGTTCAAGGGAACACTTAAGAATGGTCTATACTTTCTGGACATCAACACTACAACAGGGAGTGCTGCACCTGCTGtaaattcagaaaaactgagtcaTGTCAAGCTTTGGCATCTCAGATTAGGACATGTTAGTCAAAGAGGACTTGAGGAGTTGAATAAGCAAGGTCTATTCAAGAAGAAATTGACAAGGGACTTGAGTTTTGTGATGAATGTGTGTTAGGGAAATCTTGCAGGCTGAAGTTTCCTAAGGCTGAACACAACACTGCTGAAAAGCTTGGTTATGTGCACTCAGACCTTTGGGGACCCTCTAGAATTCAAACTAAAGGAGGAGCTCACTATTTCATAAGCATGGTTGATGATTTCAGTAGAAAAGTGTGGATTCATTTACTGAAAAGCAAGGATGAAGCACTGCCTACATTTGACACTTGGAAAAGGCTGCTGGAAAATCAAACAGGGAACAAAATCAAGGTATTAAGGACTGATAATGGCCTTGAGTTCTGTTCTAATGAGTTTAATGAATTGTGTAGCAGGTTGGGAATTCAAAGGCATAGAACAGTGATCAAAACAcctcagcaaaatggagttgctgAGAGAATGAACAGAACCCTCCTTGAGAGAGTAAGATGCATGCTGCTGAGTGCTGGAATGGACAGGTCATTTTGGGGAGAATCCATCAAAACAGCATGCTACTTAATCAACAGATCACCCTCAGTGCCCAACAACTTTAAAACTCCTCAAGAGATGTGGACAGGTAAAGCTCCTAACCTAGAACATTTAAGAGTTTATGGTTGTACTGCTTTTATGCATGTTAAGCAAGACAAACTCCAACCAAGAGCATTGAGATGCATATTTGTGGGTTACCCTGAAGGAGTTAAAGGTTATAGGCTATGGTGCCTAGAACCTGGGTATAAGAAGTGTATGATTAGTAGGGATGTAGTGTTCAAGGAAGATGAAATGGCTCTCAAAGCTGTAAACAATTCTAAGAACAATGAAACTACACCAGATGAGAATGTACAAATTGAGGTGGAGCCTCAATCTACACCAGCACCTGCTAGTCAAAGAGAAATTGAGACTATTGAAAGTGATGAAAGTGGAAGCCAGCATGATCTAAGTGAGTAtctatgtaaagcccgcttagttaatttggaaattagcagttgtttatgattaattacgaaaattatttatagctatttaaataatttattatactgttatttatggaattcagaaatgcatggttatgttattcagtagttttcatattttgcatttccggtgcccggtattttggaactcggggtttggctcagtagaaatcacaatttagtacgttagtagtttgggacgggttttagacattgggaatgtcgggaatggccgggaatttagaatttcctaaaaataccccttttgtatgatttatgtgattttagtgtggaggggcaaaatggtctttttgccccaatgacttttgtcttttagtgacttgattaaattgaaaataaatgttattttatttaattgttggctgaaatgtaatATGATATGTGGCTTTAATTCATTttcttcattttacaaaaaaaatactaagtttagaaaatagaaattggaaagctctctttctctcttttcctctccttTTCGGCTGGGTTGTGCAGCAAGGAAAAAGGAATTTTCCTTGGTAATTCAAGCTCATCTTGTGTAGATTTTGTGATCCCTAGTTGCTAGTAAGTTTTTCTTCAACCTTTCTTTATGTTCTTGAAGTTTTTGAGgtgaaaatggtaggttgcatgttagtttgtATGGCTGTTTGTtactgtgtttaattgttgtttacaGAAACTAAATTAGGtttaaaatgaatggattatctaggttttatTGCATGCTTGCTaccttgtttaaagctttgagttttctatgtaaaatatgtgattttgatgaaatgttgtgtaatctgtttctgtgttgttgttgttgttttggtttgttttcagaagcttaatcatgcatatttaagtagaattaaccaggtttgaatgcatgtttgtgggatttgctcaagtttgagtttagaactcaaagcttgagctttaatggcaaattttgtatctgaggtttctgggttgtttttatgctttgaaaatgttctttggggtatttagagcaggtctggaaagtttggtttgaattgggtttgatttgagtgagttaggaatttttgaaaagttcctgcgaggaaccggaattccggttgtgcaaccggaattccggatgagggttcagtaattcccagaaccggaattccggttgggcaaccctgtcacggttggggaattttcagattccgtgtttttcctcgtttttatgttttaaggggtattgccatgctttttatcgatagggaaacttttagttcctagtttaagtccccgggaagtgatttagcgtgtcacttatagtgttgtgatttttatggtttaggagcacatgtccgtcggctaaagttccagtcaggttgaccggcacacctgaattcggaatccaggtaagattagtataacagtatgcatatgtagattacatgtttagcgtgcatgtaggaagcctgttagattacattagttatgtatgttggcttcgaaccatccaaccctgtcacgtcggtacaggctggagtatgaccaagaatggagtatgaccggctcgaccgatcagccgacatttggttggtggttccgtactattgacctatcccgtagGTACgtgagtatgaccaagaatgagtatgaccggttcgaccgatcaggaggatacttgtcaatagtaccgtccctgtgaacgttcaaaactcagtaccatgttggacatggcagtagtggctcagtaccgtgttggacacggcagtagcgggactcagtatcgtgttggacacgacagttaggcttatgtatgagtattattatgcttttcttactgagtctgtcgactcacagtttacgtttatgtgtaggtaaaggcaaggctaaagctgatgggccgtgagcgagcttgtgaagattgtacatgtcggggcggttaggcctggagcgtacgatcatcgggacagcgaggctaatttttgtaactggtcgttagacgacctttattttatgtatcagttaaacagttaaatcttttataaataattttataatcgggatcccgagtcttttgtaatattgttttataagtttaattaaaaagcaaaattttaattaatcacgtttttccataaacctcgttgattagcaacgagctgcacagtatgtttgaaaatcacgtaatacgcctatgttagttagggtgttacaatttggtatcagagccgccaggttgaattttgaagatcgtcacgacatgtacaatcatcatcagcagttagctcgtttcacggttcagtaagcctttattgctttagtagtttattttattcagttatgaaaaagaaaagcctgttaggaagcatgttagtagcctgatagtagaataggcgcatgtttcgtttttaatttccaaattaagcggcattaataagctctccttgaatacgacctaatatgccaactcttggtttcgcaggcggttctaatcagatggacgccaggcggactaccaggagtcagggcaactccgtagggtcgaaccaaggacagggagctcagtttcccccacctgttaggggccgaggtagaggtccccgaggcagggctcgtggtcggggtgatgagaacccgccataggctgcctgtgctccccggccgatcggggagcccagggtgggagttacggtttgcgcagatgcaagcccggatcgaagagcaagacctcgagattcggaggttgagacgagcggggtgctcccgcagcccaaaggcccgtagttccggtggcacaccccgccgcctgtgccgagatagtggtggcggcccatagattggaacctctgtacgaacggtttcggaagcaagcacctccggttttcctgggaggtccggacgtgatgaaagccgagcagtggctgacggtgatcaccaagattctgaactttatgggtgtcaccggtaacgacagagtggtgtgcgccacattccagttccaggaggacgttctggtctggtgggacatggtgtctcagatccatgacgtcaccaccatgacctgggaaaggttccaggaactctttaacgcaaagtactacaacgaggtcgtcagaagcgccaagagaaaagagttcgctcacctgacccagcgtgagaacatgagcgtcactgagtatactactcagtttgatcggttggcgaggttagcctcgggaattgtgccgaccgacttcagcaagaaggagaagtatctggacgggttgaatgccaggatcaggcatgatctaatgattaccacggacgacagcaccacctatgctcagatggtggagaaggcactgcgtgctgagggcgcagttgggtgcatgtcagagtcagccagtactccggtgagtggcggagctcctacccctcctgcatcaggctatagcagggggagtagtggttcggccattgatcagaggaagagagcacccactgcttccggtggctcgagtcagaaaagaggttccgggggaaccagagcagagggagtcgtcctggtggtactgagacccgattctcctatcccgagtgccctagctgcaagaggcaccatcggggcgagtgcaaaggtcagggatgctttcactgtggcatgcccggacacttcaagagggactgtccccagctccgatcagaggcaccgagagctccagcgatacccactccagccagggtgttcgctatcactcaggctaatgcagatgccagcccatcagttgtcacaggtcagctttttattaacaactcgctatatttagtgctgtttgattctggggctacacattcttatgtggcggccagagtctttggtaaattgggtagaccgtatgatagatatgaatcagggtttggaaccctattacctggcggagaattggttatctccaataggtggattaggtctatgccgatcaggatagatggtagagagttaagtgctgatctgatagagatgagtttagtcgaattcgatattattttaggaatggatttcctatctaaatattcggcgagcattgattgtaaaaggaagatggtggtcttccaaccggaaactgaagaaccatttgtgtttgttggttcagttcagggatctcgaatcccggtgatctcggctatgtcagctagagaattgttgcacggcggttgcttagggtttctggccgtggtggtggacaccactcggccagataccattcggccagaggacatcagggtcGTTCGGGAATTTtcggatgtttttcccgaagaacttccagggttaccacctcagcgagagattgatttcgtgatagacttggcaccggGGGTAGAACcgatttccaaagccccgtatagaatggctccagctgaacttaaggaattaaagattcagctccaagggttgcttgacatagggttcattcggcccagtgtgtcactctcgggagccccggttttattcgtcaagaagaaggataaatcgatgaggatgtgcatcgactacagggaattgaacaagctgacggtgaagaataaatatccattacctaggatcgatgatttgttcg
This region of Cannabis sativa cultivar Pink pepper isolate KNU-18-1 chromosome 7, ASM2916894v1, whole genome shotgun sequence genomic DNA includes:
- the LOC115696321 gene encoding protein NRT1/ PTR FAMILY 5.5, whose product is MAGSLTSIMKMTVLIWADLLSFYAMWLMMAYLTDVWKISFTHAAAIVNVFWGLVHIIPLILKFIVDTFMGSFWMVLISSFAYCAGLGFITMSTPPVLADATGTCSAYKPECIGEAQKVLFYTALALIVMGMAGHSTSLNSLMIEHATIKRQTQEEEEEVQASQIWSFCFGMFGMVIVYIAIILAITFIKPWSLRFGIPAICTVIATTIFLTSSCSYKYAKPQGSPLTTVFRVFIAFASKLFHKLPTDTNQLYEKHQIELPSHPHTPRLRCLDKAAIIVQSESLEQQEKNKWRLCRVSEVEETKSMICMIPICLSFLVLGLVSSLGNTYFIEQANHMNQKVGKLTVPIPIFLWFYDQSKSYYASSYSQFARSLSRISKLNRGFVAPIGIAVSMIFAILCSITAAKVEEQRLGVVVSHGLVDKPEETVPMTMFWLLPQYLLLGGLDGILENNITRMLANQLPQTMAPYVTIFASGISGVGILASVLSVYVVGKASSKGIKPSWFQYTLNKSRLDKYYWLLAILCVVNLVFFILMAIWYAHRDSKSEDREAPEVNVEITNEPFEDDAQS